Proteins encoded by one window of Ulvibacter sp. MAR_2010_11:
- a CDS encoding fumarate reductase/succinate dehydrogenase flavoprotein subunit: protein MSILDSKIPKGPLADKWTNYKNKINLVNPANKRNIDVIVVGTGLAGGSAAATLAELGYNVKAYCYQDSPRRAHSIAAQGGINAAKNYQGDGDSVFRLFYDTVKGGDYRSREANVHRLAEVSANIIDQCVAQGVPFARDYGGLLDNRSFGGVLVSRTFYAKGQTGQQLLLGAYSAMNRQIARGKIQMFNRHEMLDVVKIDGKARGIIARNLITGEIERHSAHAVVIASGGYGNVYYLSTNAMGSNATAAWKIHKKGAFFANPCYTQIHPTCIPRSGDYQSKLTLMSESLRNDGRIWVPKRMEDVMAIREGKLKPTEISEENRDYYLERRYPAFGNLVPRDVASRAAKERCDAGFGVNATGEAVYLDFKAAIKRYGTEKAKLLHLEDASEEKILELGEAVVEEKYGNLFQMYEKIVDQNPYKTPMMIYPATHYTMGGVWVDYNLMTTVEGLYCIGEANFSDHGANRLGASALMQGLADGYFVLPYTIGDYLSHDIRTGKIPTNTPEFDAAEKEVKDKIDFFVNNKGTHSVDHYHKLLGKIMWDKVGMARNAKGLTEAMTEIKALREDFWKNVKVPGSANEMNPELEKAGRVADFLELGELFAKDALMREESCGGHFREESVETDGEQKGEAKRNDEEYAFVAAWEYKGEPGAAVLHKEDLEFKDIELKQRSYK, encoded by the coding sequence ATGTCGATATTAGACTCCAAAATACCAAAAGGACCCTTAGCCGATAAGTGGACAAATTATAAGAATAAGATCAATCTTGTAAATCCGGCAAACAAACGGAATATAGATGTTATCGTTGTAGGAACCGGACTTGCGGGAGGAAGTGCTGCCGCTACATTGGCAGAGCTGGGCTACAATGTAAAAGCCTATTGTTATCAGGATTCTCCAAGACGGGCGCATTCTATTGCGGCTCAGGGAGGAATTAACGCAGCAAAAAATTATCAGGGGGATGGCGATTCGGTATTCCGTCTTTTTTACGACACTGTAAAAGGAGGAGATTATCGTTCTCGGGAAGCTAATGTGCATCGTTTGGCTGAGGTTTCGGCAAATATTATTGATCAATGTGTGGCTCAGGGAGTTCCTTTTGCCCGAGATTACGGAGGATTACTCGACAATCGTTCGTTTGGAGGCGTATTGGTGTCTCGTACTTTCTATGCGAAAGGTCAAACGGGTCAGCAATTGTTGTTGGGAGCCTATTCTGCGATGAATCGGCAGATTGCCCGCGGAAAAATTCAGATGTTCAATAGACATGAGATGTTGGACGTTGTGAAGATTGACGGAAAAGCCAGAGGAATTATCGCCCGCAATTTAATCACCGGCGAAATTGAAAGACATTCGGCACATGCTGTGGTAATTGCTTCGGGAGGTTATGGGAATGTGTATTACCTTTCTACAAATGCAATGGGGTCGAACGCCACGGCAGCCTGGAAAATTCATAAAAAAGGTGCTTTTTTCGCCAATCCGTGCTATACTCAAATTCACCCCACCTGTATTCCACGATCTGGAGATTATCAGTCTAAATTAACGTTGATGTCTGAATCGCTTCGGAATGACGGCCGTATCTGGGTGCCAAAACGGATGGAAGATGTAATGGCAATTCGGGAAGGAAAATTAAAACCGACAGAAATTTCGGAAGAAAACAGAGATTATTATCTGGAGCGTCGTTATCCTGCCTTCGGAAACCTTGTGCCTCGTGATGTGGCTTCCAGAGCCGCAAAAGAGCGTTGCGATGCCGGATTTGGAGTAAATGCGACGGGAGAAGCTGTGTATTTAGACTTTAAAGCGGCGATAAAACGCTACGGAACAGAAAAGGCTAAATTGCTGCATCTTGAAGATGCTTCGGAAGAAAAAATTTTAGAATTAGGCGAAGCCGTTGTAGAAGAAAAGTACGGTAACCTTTTTCAGATGTATGAAAAAATTGTAGATCAGAATCCGTATAAAACACCCATGATGATCTATCCTGCAACGCACTACACCATGGGAGGTGTTTGGGTAGATTACAACCTAATGACAACCGTGGAAGGGTTGTATTGTATTGGAGAAGCCAACTTTTCAGATCATGGAGCAAACCGATTAGGGGCTTCAGCTTTGATGCAGGGGTTGGCCGACGGGTATTTTGTGTTGCCTTATACTATTGGTGACTATTTATCGCACGATATTCGTACCGGAAAGATTCCAACCAACACACCGGAATTTGATGCAGCCGAAAAGGAAGTAAAAGACAAGATAGATTTCTTTGTAAATAATAAGGGAACTCATTCTGTAGACCATTATCACAAATTACTCGGAAAAATTATGTGGGACAAGGTTGGAATGGCGCGAAATGCCAAAGGCTTAACTGAAGCAATGACCGAAATTAAAGCGCTGCGAGAAGATTTTTGGAAGAATGTAAAGGTTCCGGGAAGTGCAAATGAAATGAATCCCGAACTGGAAAAGGCAGGTCGAGTAGCCGATTTCCTCGAATTGGGAGAGTTGTTTGCCAAGGATGCCTTGATGCGGGAAGAATCCTGTGGAGGTCATTTCAGAGAGGAATCTGTTGAAACCGATGGGGAACAAAAAGGAGAGGCCAAACGAAATGACGAAGAATATGCCTTTGTAGCCGCTTGGGAGTATAAAGGAGAACCGGGAGCTGCAGTTTTACACAAAGAAGACCTGGAGTTTAAAGATATTGAGTTGAAACAACGGTCTTATAAGTAA
- a CDS encoding succinate dehydrogenase cytochrome b subunit, with translation MGLLSSSIARKVAMALSGLFLVVFLAQHFTINITSVIAPDTFNSWSHFMGTNGLVQFGLQPVLILGVLFHFIMGFVLEIRNRNARAVSYQSFKGNRNSTWASRNMIVSGLVILAFLGLHFYDFWIPEIVHKYFESNPEDPTRYYAETVHKFESPVRTGLYVLAFVLLAFHLWHGFSSAFQSMGFNNKYSKGLRGFTQLFAIVIPLGFIFIALYHHFNQLPH, from the coding sequence ATGGGATTACTCTCCTCTTCGATAGCCAGAAAAGTTGCGATGGCACTTTCGGGTTTATTTCTTGTTGTTTTTTTAGCACAACATTTTACGATCAACATCACTTCGGTAATTGCGCCCGACACTTTTAACAGCTGGTCGCATTTTATGGGCACCAATGGCCTGGTGCAATTTGGATTGCAACCTGTTCTAATTTTAGGGGTATTATTTCACTTTATCATGGGCTTTGTACTGGAAATACGAAATCGGAATGCACGTGCAGTTTCGTACCAATCGTTTAAAGGGAATAGAAATTCAACCTGGGCCTCCAGAAATATGATTGTTTCCGGCCTGGTAATTTTAGCCTTTTTAGGATTGCACTTTTACGATTTCTGGATTCCCGAAATAGTCCACAAATACTTCGAGTCCAACCCCGAAGATCCAACGCGTTACTATGCAGAGACTGTACATAAATTTGAAAGTCCCGTTCGCACCGGCTTATATGTTTTGGCCTTTGTACTATTGGCCTTTCACCTGTGGCACGGCTTTTCTTCGGCCTTCCAGAGTATGGGATTTAACAACAAATATTCGAAGGGATTGAGGGGCTTTACCCAATTATTTGCGATTGTAATTCCGTTAGGATTTATTTTCATAGCCTTGTATCATCATTTTAATCAGTTACCCCACTAA
- a CDS encoding glycosyl hydrolase codes for MKFKIYFLLVVCFVFTVKAQQPASSVSEVTTGLQQKTTLTENSIVKNLPFKNIGPTVMSGRVVGFAVNPDNPIEFYVGYASGGVWHTNNNGTSFTPVLDNSPTQNVGSLAMDWKTNTLWVGTGEVNASRSSYAGIGLLKSTDGGKTWENMGLKDSHHISSILINPNNPEELVVGVLGHLYSTNDERGIFKTMDGGKTWNRTLFVNNQSGIIELERDPNNYNLMYAASWDKDRKAWNFTGNGVGSGIYKSTDAGNSWTKVSVDGSGFPTGEGVGRIGLAIYDANTVYAIHDNQARRKEGDKPSDKSDMLSKDDFNTMTTTQFLALDNDKLNQYLRMNGFQEKYKAENVKNMVRSGTVKPIDLAKYLEDANSQLFDTPVIGAEVYKSTDGGKTWNKTHDGFLDAIYYSYGYYFGKVHVDPSNKDGIYIYGVPILKSKDGGKTFTSIDADNVHADHHALWINPKMPGHLIDGNDGGINISYDDGANWIKNNAPSVGQFYAINVDNEEPYNVYGGLQDNGVWVGAHNYEAGPYWHQGGEYPYKMILGGDGMQVQIDSRDSDIVYTGFQFGNYYRINRKTKDYAYIQPKHELGETPYRFNWQTPILLSPHNQDILYLGGNKLMRSMNQGTDWEAISGDLTHGGKPGNVAYGTLTSISESPLQFGLLYAGSDDGLVHVSKNAGGNWVAISGSFPKDLWVSRVIASAHKKERVYVTLNGYRWDDFKPYVYVSENYGATWKNITANLPMSPVNVIKEDPENENLLYLGTDNSVYVSFDRGDSWEAFANGLPNVAMHDLVVQAKAKDLVVGTHGRSIYVADISLLQKLNASNMNDLLMAEIEPLQASRRWGSSFSPWNDAYEPSVMLQLYSPQAGKVIVSIQTEDGKQIQDFTSEVSKGVNMIPYDVTVSEKGIKYLEKADKKVSKADNGKYYLPKGTYKIVISQNGKYVKSSLEVK; via the coding sequence GGGCTATGCAAGTGGGGGAGTTTGGCATACCAATAATAACGGGACGAGTTTCACCCCTGTTCTCGACAACAGTCCAACCCAAAATGTCGGGTCTCTGGCGATGGATTGGAAGACCAATACCTTATGGGTTGGAACGGGAGAAGTAAATGCTTCGCGCTCTTCGTATGCGGGAATTGGTTTGCTGAAATCTACAGATGGAGGTAAGACATGGGAGAATATGGGGCTGAAAGATTCGCATCACATTAGCAGCATCTTAATCAACCCGAATAATCCTGAAGAATTAGTGGTAGGAGTTTTGGGACATTTGTATTCAACAAATGATGAAAGAGGAATCTTCAAAACAATGGACGGGGGTAAAACCTGGAACAGAACCCTTTTTGTAAACAATCAATCGGGGATTATCGAACTGGAACGCGACCCCAACAACTATAATTTAATGTATGCCGCTTCCTGGGACAAAGATCGCAAGGCGTGGAATTTTACTGGTAACGGAGTAGGCAGTGGAATTTATAAGTCTACCGATGCCGGAAATTCTTGGACAAAGGTTTCAGTAGATGGCAGTGGCTTTCCCACCGGGGAGGGTGTAGGTAGAATTGGTCTTGCTATCTATGACGCCAATACCGTGTATGCCATTCACGACAACCAGGCGCGACGTAAAGAAGGAGACAAACCAAGCGATAAAAGCGATATGTTGTCGAAAGACGATTTTAATACTATGACGACGACTCAGTTTCTGGCATTGGATAATGACAAACTGAATCAGTATTTACGAATGAATGGATTTCAGGAAAAATACAAGGCCGAAAATGTAAAGAATATGGTGCGAAGCGGGACCGTAAAACCTATCGATCTGGCCAAGTATCTGGAAGATGCCAATTCGCAATTATTCGATACACCGGTAATAGGAGCCGAGGTGTATAAAAGCACCGATGGTGGAAAAACCTGGAATAAAACTCACGATGGCTTTTTGGACGCTATTTATTATTCCTATGGGTATTACTTCGGAAAGGTACACGTAGACCCAAGTAACAAAGACGGTATTTACATCTATGGAGTACCTATTCTAAAATCGAAAGACGGTGGAAAAACCTTTACATCAATTGACGCAGATAATGTGCACGCAGATCATCATGCATTATGGATCAACCCGAAAATGCCCGGACATTTGATTGACGGGAACGATGGCGGAATAAATATAAGCTACGATGACGGCGCAAACTGGATTAAAAACAATGCGCCTTCGGTAGGGCAATTTTATGCGATAAACGTGGATAATGAAGAACCGTATAATGTGTATGGCGGACTTCAGGACAACGGAGTTTGGGTGGGCGCGCACAATTATGAAGCAGGACCTTATTGGCATCAGGGGGGAGAATATCCTTATAAAATGATTTTGGGAGGTGACGGAATGCAGGTTCAAATAGACAGTCGTGACAGTGACATTGTTTATACCGGATTTCAGTTTGGAAATTACTATCGAATCAACCGCAAAACAAAAGATTACGCCTACATACAACCCAAACACGAATTGGGAGAAACTCCCTATCGTTTCAACTGGCAAACACCTATTTTATTGAGTCCGCACAATCAGGATATCCTGTATCTGGGCGGAAACAAATTGATGCGAAGCATGAATCAAGGGACCGATTGGGAAGCTATTTCGGGCGACCTAACCCATGGAGGAAAGCCGGGGAATGTAGCCTACGGAACGCTGACCAGTATTAGCGAATCTCCGTTGCAGTTCGGATTGTTATATGCCGGAAGTGACGACGGACTCGTCCATGTATCAAAAAATGCCGGCGGGAATTGGGTAGCTATTTCAGGATCTTTTCCAAAGGATTTGTGGGTAAGCAGAGTCATAGCTTCAGCACATAAAAAAGAACGTGTGTATGTAACGCTTAACGGCTACCGTTGGGACGATTTTAAACCGTATGTTTATGTGAGTGAGAACTACGGAGCAACCTGGAAGAATATTACAGCCAATCTTCCTATGTCTCCGGTAAATGTAATTAAAGAAGATCCCGAAAATGAAAATCTGTTGTATCTGGGAACGGACAATAGCGTTTATGTTTCGTTTGATCGCGGAGATAGTTGGGAAGCATTTGCTAACGGGCTGCCCAATGTAGCAATGCACGATTTGGTGGTGCAGGCGAAAGCCAAGGATTTGGTGGTTGGAACCCATGGACGTTCTATTTATGTAGCCGATATTTCGTTGCTTCAGAAATTGAATGCCTCAAATATGAATGATTTATTAATGGCTGAAATAGAACCCCTTCAGGCTTCACGACGCTGGGGAAGTAGTTTCAGTCCTTGGAATGACGCCTATGAGCCATCGGTAATGCTTCAGTTGTATAGTCCGCAAGCCGGTAAGGTTATTGTTTCTATTCAGACTGAAGACGGCAAACAAATACAAGACTTTACTTCAGAAGTTTCAAAAGGGGTGAATATGATACCCTACGATGTGACAGTTTCAGAAAAGGGAATTAAATACTTGGAAAAGGCAGATAAAAAAGTGAGTAAAGCTGATAACGGGAAGTATTATTTGCCCAAAGGAACCTACAAAATTGTCATTTCCCAAAACGGAAAATATGTAAAATCATCGTTGGAAGTAAAATAG